In [Mycobacterium] stephanolepidis, the genomic window CTTGTACTGCATGTGCGGGCCGAGGCCGCCGCCGGCGGGATCGCAGATCCCGTCACCGGGGTTGCAGATGTCGATGACTTTGCTACGCAGATCGTCCCGGATCTCCAGGTCCAGATTCATTCCGGCAACCTGCCAGTTTTTCGGGTTCCCGATCAATACGATTGCCGGGACGCGCTTTTCGAGGTCGGCCGGGAGCGGGTTGTTGAAGGTGAGCCCCGTTCCATTCTTGCCGAACAGCACATCCACGACGGCCGCGCCCTGGGAGAACCCCCCAAGCACGAACTGAGTGTTCGGACAGTTTCGCGCGACCTCCTGGACATGGAAGCTCATGTCGTTGGCGCCGTCGCCGGCACGGACCCAATCAAAACTGGCCGGGTAGTTGACCGCATAGATGTCGACGCTCTTGCCCGGGAGCCGATCGACGATTTCGTCGGTGACGGCCTTGCCGACATCACCGAGGCCCGGCGAATCGTTGGTCCCGCGCGCAAAGGACACATCCACATCCGGACAGCCCGCCGCCCTGGCGATGGGAGAGCTCTCCGTGTGTGCGGTGAGCACCGCGGCGGCTGCCGCGGATACCGCGAAAATCGAAACCCCGACCGATCCACGCTTGACGTATCGGTTCATTCATCCAGCGTAGACAGGTCGGCCCGCACATTTACAGAGGTTGGCGCCATCCGAAATGACTCTTACCGGGCCCTTATTCACGCCCAATCCACGTCCGGAAAGCTCGTGCGCGGATTACCCACTCAGCGGGCACCGCCGTCACCCGAAACTGAAACACGTTCTACTCTTATGGCGTGGACGTGACATACGAGGGCACCAAGAAGGAACTGGCCACCGATGAGGGTGTGCTGCGCTACCACGAGGCCGGGGAGGGTGAGCCGCTGATCCTGCTGCACGGCTCCGGGCCCGGCGTGACCGGGTGGCGCAATTACCGCGGGAACCTCGAGGTTTTCGCGAAGCATTTCCACACCTACGTCTTGGAGTTCCCCGGGTTCGGGGTCAGCGACGCCGTGCAGGGGCACCCGGTGCTGACAGCCGGCGCCTCGGTGATTCGGTTCATGGACGGCCTGGGCATCGAGTCCGCCGCCATTGTCGGGAACTCGATGGGCGGAGTCGTCGGCATCAACCTGGCGATCAAGCACCCCGATCGCATCACCAAACTCGTCACCATCGGTGGCGTCGGACCGAACATCTTCAGCCCGAGCCCCAGCGAGGGACTGCGCCTGCTGCAGGAGTTCACCGACAACCCCGATCGCGACAAGTTGGTCCGCTGGCTCAACTCGATGGTGTGGAATCCCGCCGTGGTCACCGAGGAACTCATCGAGGAGCGTTGGGAAGCGGCGATCAACCCGGACGCGCACAAAACCGCGCAGCTGATGTACGGCTCCAAAGCCTTTGCGATGCAACAGCAGTTCCTCGCGAACGCCGACATCGCGCCGTACTGGGCGATGATGCACAAGATCAAGTGCCCGACCCTGCTCACCTGGGGCCGCGACGACAGGGTCAGCCCCCCGGACATGGCGATCGTGCCGATGCGACTCATCCCCAACGCCGAGCTGCATATCTTCCCCAACAGCGGCCACTGGGTGATGATCGAGGCCAAGCAGGCGTTCGAGCAGACGGTCGTGGACTTCCTGCGGCGCTAAGCACTCATCGAGCGCATACCGCACGCAGACAGATCACCCGATTCAGCTGTGTGCGGTATGCACTCGGCGCCATGCCGGGCTCCCACTCCCCCCCAATACAAAAGCGCGCCGCCCCTTTCGGGAGCGGCGCGCTTTATGCGTATCTGCTTACTTGGCCTTCTCGAGAACCTCGACCAGGCGCCACCGCTTGGTGGCCGAGGTCGGACGGGTCTCCATCAGCGAGACGCGGTCGCCGACACCGGCGTCACCGTTCTCGTCGTGGGCCTTGACCTTCGACGTGGTGCGGATGATCTTGCCGTACAGCGAGTGCCGGTTACGGGACTCGAGCTCGACCACGATGGTCTTCTGCATCTTGTCCGACACGACATAACCGATGGCGGTCTTACGACGCCCACGCGGCTGTTCGGTGGCCGGGGTGTGCTTAGGCCCGGCGGCCTTCTTGGTCTCGCTCACTTGCTGTCCTCGCTATCGGGTCCTGCGGCCAATCCGAGCTCGCGCTCACGCATCACCGTGTAGATACGCGCGATCTCCTGGCGCACCGCACGCAGCCGACGGTTGTTGGCGAGCTGACCGGTGGCCATCTGGAAGCGCAGGTTGAACAGCTCTTCCTTGGACTCACGCAGCTTGGTGATCAGCTCGTCTTCGGTGCTTTCCCGCAGCTCGCCAGCGGAAATTCCCACTGCCATCAGAACTGCTCCTCTCGTGTGATGATGCGCGCCTTGATCGGCAGCTTGTGGATCGCGCGCGTCAGCGCCTCGCGCGCGGTCTCCTCGTTCGGGTAGCTCAACTCGAACAGCACACGACCGGGCTTGACGTTCGCAACCCACCACTCCGGCGAACCCTTACCGGAACCCATGCGGGTTTCGGCGGGCTTCTTGGTCAGCGGGCGGTCCGGGAAGATGTTGATCCACACCTTGCCGCCACGCTTGATGTGCCGGTTGATGGCGATACGAGCGGACTCGATCTGCCGGTTCGTGATGTATGCATGGCCCAGCGCCTGGATGCCGTAGTCACCGAAGGCAACGGTGGTACCGCCCGAGGCGGTGCCCTTCTTCTTCGGGTGATGCTGCTTGCGGTGCTTGACCTTACGGGGAATCAGCATGTTCAGCTCTCCGTGGTTTCTGCGGACGGCGCGCTAGCACCGTCCGAGGCAGGGGTCTCTGCGGCGGCACGGCCGGCCTCGGTGCTCGTCGCGGTGGTACCCGAGGCGCCGCTACGACGCGGACGGGCACCGGCCGGACGCTCACGGCGCGGACGGTCACCGGCAGGCGCGGCCACCGAGGCGGCGAGCTCGCGCTTACCACCGACGATGTCGCCCTTGTAGATCCAGACCTTCACACCGATACGGCCGAAGGTCGTCTTGGCCTCGTACAGGCCGTAGTCGATGTCGGCGCGCAGCGTGTGCAGTGGCACGCGACCTTCGCGGTAGAACTCCGAGCGGCTCATCTCAGCACCGCCAAGACGACCGGAGCACTGCACCCGGATGCCCTTGACGTTCGGCTGACGCATGGCCGACTGGATGGCCTTGCGCATCGCGCGACGGAACGCCACACGATTCGAGAGCTGCTCGGCGACACCCTGGGCAACCAGCTGCGCCTCGGCCTCGGGGTTCTTCACCTCGAGGATGTTCAGCTGCACCTGCTTCTTGGTCAGCTTCTCCAGGTCGGCGCGGATGCGGTCGGCCTCAGTGCCACGACGGCCGATGACGATGCCGGGACGCGCGGTGTGGATGTCAACGCGAACCCGGTCACGGGTGCGCTCGATCTCCACCTTGGCAATGCCGGCGCGCTCCAGGCCAGTGGCCAGGAGGCGGCGGATCGCCACGTCTTCCTTCACGTAGTCCGCGTACTGCTTGTCGGCGTACCAACGGGACTTCCAGTCGGTGGTGATGCCGAGCCGGAAACCGTGCGGATTGATCTTCTGGCCCACTAGCGCGAGCCTCCCTTCGCCTCAGCGGTGGTCTTGTTGGCGGCAGCCTTCGAGCCCTCGGCCCGGCGGGCGCGAGCGGCGGCCTGTGAGGTTCCGCCCTTACCACCCTTCTCGGACTTGGGACGGCTCTCCACCACCACGGTGATGTGGCTGGTGCGCTTGCGGATCCGGAATGCACGACCCTGCGCGCGGGGACGGATGCGCTTAGCGGTCGGGCCCTCGTCGGCGAAGATCTCCGACACCACAAGGGTGGAGGGATCCAGGCCGTCGTTGTTCTGCGCGTTGGCGGCAGCGCTGGCGATGACCTTGGAAACCGGCTCGCTGGCTGCCTGCGGCGCCCACCGCAGGATGTCGATGGCGTCGGTTACCGACTTGCCGCGCACCAGGTCGATGACCCGGCGTGCCTTGGTCGGCGAGACCCGCACGAACCGTGCAACGGCCTTGGCCGATGGGTATTCAGTCGTTGTAGTCATTAGCGCCGCTTGCTCTTTCGGTCGTCCTTGATGTGACCCTTGAAGGTCCGCGTCGGGGCGAACTCACCCAGCTTGTGACCGACCATCGCTTCGGTGACGAAGACGGGGACGTGCTTGCGCCCGTCGTGCACCGCGAAGGTGTGGCCGATGAAGTCGGGGATGATGGTCGACCGACGCGACCAGGTCTTGATGACCTGCTTGGTGTTCTTCTCGTTCTGTACGTCGACCTTCTTGAGCAGATGGTCGTCGATGAACGGGCCCTTCTTGAGGCTGCGTGGCATCGCTTACTCCTAGCGCTTCTTGCCGGTGCGCCGGCGACGGACGATGAGCTTGTCGCTCGCCTTGTTGGGCTTGCGGGTGCGGCCTTCGGGCTTGCCCCACGGGCTCACCGGGTGACGACCACCGGAGGTCTTACCTTCACCACCACCGTGCGGGTGGTCGACCGGGTTCATCACGACACCACGGACGGTGGGGCGCTTGCCCTTCCACCGCATACGGCCGGCCTTACCCCAGTTGATGTTGGCCTGCTCGGCGTTGCCGACCTCACCGACGGTGGCGCGGCAGCGCACGTCGACGCGGCGGATTTCACCACTGGGCATACGCAGGGAGGCGTAAGCGCCTTCCTTGCCCAGCAGCTGGATACCGGCACCGGCAGAGCGGGCCATCTTGGCTCCACCACCGGGACGCAGCTCGACGGCGTGCACGGTGGTACCCGTCGGGATGTTGCGCAGCGGCAGGTTGTTACCCGGCTTGATGTCGGCGTTGGCGCCCGACTCCACCACGTCACCCTGCGACAGTCCGACCGGCGCGATGATGTAACGCTTCTCGCCGTCCAGGAAGTGCAGCAGCGCGATACGCGCGGTGCGGTTGGGGTCGTACTCGATGTGCGCGACCTTGGCGTTGACGCCGTCCTTGTCGTGGCGACGGAAATCAATCAACCGGTAGGCACGCTTGTGGCCGCCACCCTTGTGACGAGTGGTGATGCGGCCGTGGGCGTTACGGCCACCGGTGCCGTGCAGCGGGCGAACCAGCGACTTCTCGGGAGTCGAGCGAGTGATCTCCGAGAAATCGGCGACGCTCGAGCCGCGGCGACCGGGGGTCGTCGGCTTGTACTTGCGAATAGCCATGTCTTCTCTAGTCCTCTACTCCCCGACTACGCGGGGGCTCCAAACAGGTCGATCGGCTTGCTACCCGGTGCCAGGGTGACGATGGCGCGCTTGGTGCTCTTGCGCTGTCCGAAACCGGTGCGGGTGCGCTTGCGCTTGCCCTGCCGGTTGGCGGTGTTCACCGAGGAGACCTTGACGCTGAAGATCTGCTCGATGGCGATCTTGATCTGCGTCTTGTTCGAGTCCGGGTGGACGATGAAGGTGTACACGTTGTCTTCGATCAACGAGTACGACTTCTCCGAGATCACCGGGGCCAGGATGATGTCGCGGGGGTCAGCGATGGTTGCCATCAGGCCGACACCTCCTCTTTCTTCTTGGCGTTGATGAAGCCGTTGAGGGCCTCGACGCTGAACACCACGTCATCGGCCTTCAGCACGTCATAGGTGTTGAGCTGGTCGTAGGCCAGCACATGCACGTTCGGCAGGTTCCGGACGCTCTTGACCGAAGTCAGATCGTCGCGGCCCAGCACCACCAGCACCTGCTTGCGGTCGCTGATCTCGGCCAGGAACGACTTGGCGCTCTTGGTCGAAGGCTCTTGTCCGGCAACCAGTTCGGTGATCGCGTGGATCCGGCCGTTGCGAGCCCGGTCAGACAGCGCACCGCGCAGGGCGGCGGCGATCATCTTCTTGGGCGTGCGCTGGCTGTAGTCACGCGGCTGCGGGCCGTGGACGACGCCACCACCGGTGAACTGCGGTGCGCGGGTCGAGCCCTGACGGGCACGGCCGGTTCCCTTCTGGCGGTAAGGCTTCTTGCCACCACCGGACACCAGGCCACGCGTCTTGGTGGAGTGGGTGCCCTGACGGCCTGCGGCCAACTGAGCGGTCACCACCTGGTGCAGCAGCGCGATATTGGCTGGGGCGTCGAACAATTCGGCTGGCAGCTCGATGGAGCCGTCCGTCTTGCCGCCCGGAGCCTTGACTGCGATCTTCAAAAAATCCTCAGACACTACTTCTCACCTCGCTTGACAGCGGTGCGGACCACAACCAGGCCACCCTTACGTCCGGGGATGGCACCCTTGATCAGCAGTACGCCGTTCTCAGCATCAACCTTGTGCACCACCAGGTTCTGTGTGGTGACGCGATCGCTACCCATACGTCCGGACATCCGTGTGCCCTTGAAGACACGACCCGGGGTGGCGCAGCCACCGATCGAGCCGGGACGACGGTGCACGGCCTGTGCACCGTGGCTTGCGCCCTGACCACTGAAGCCGTGACGCTTCATGGTTCCGGCGAAGCCCTTGCCCTTCGAGGTTCCGGTGACGTCCACATATGCGCCGTCACTGAAGATCTCGGCGGTCAGCTCCTGGCCGACCTCGTACTCGGCGGCAGCAGCCTCGTCGTCCAGACGCAGCTCGGCCAGGTGGCGACGGGGGTTGATACCCGCGGCAGCGAACTGACCGGTGACCGGCTTGGTCACCTTGCGCGGGCTGATCTCACCGAACGCCAGCTGAACGGCGCTGTAGCCGTCCTGCTCGGGGGTGCGGATGCGGGTCACCACATTGGGTCCGGCCTTGACGACGGTCACCGGGACAACCCGGTTGTTGTCGTCGAACACCTGTGTCATACCCAGCTTGGTGCCCAGAATTCCTTTTCTTGCCATGGTTTCTGGTTCTCCTACTGGATGTTCACGTCGACGCTGGCCGGCAGATCGATGCGCATGAGCGCGTCAACCGTCTTGGGCGTCGGGTCGAGGATGTCGATGAGCCGCTTGTGGGTGCGCATCTCGAAATGCTCGCGCGAATCCTTGTACTTGTGCGGCGACCGGATAACGCAATACACGTTCTTCTCGGTTGGCAGCGGCACAGGTCCAACGACACTCGCGCCGGTACGGGTCACCGTCTCAACAATCTTGCGCGCAGAGGCATCAATGGCCTCATGGTCGTAGGCCTTGAGCCTGATGCGGATCTTCTGTCCCGCCACGCTTCCTACCTCTACTATCACTGGTCCGGAGCGCGCCGAAGCGCACCACCCGATACCGCCGCTGTTTACCTGTCGTAGTTCACCGACCCCCGCGGTCGGGCGTGTCGCCCTCGCGCGCAGTCCTCCGCGTCGAAAATTCTCGTCGCTTGGACTGGGCCGACGCGCCCGTAAGGGCGCTTGTGGTTCGCCGTCCCCGTTCGCAGCGCACTATGGGCGGACCCAAGGCACTACAACCGGTTCACGGCAACCCGAACAGTATGCCTTATCCCGCGGCTGCGGCCAAATCCCTGGTGCACCCACCCGGCAGCGGCAACTGCGCACCCCTGACCTGCGAATCCGGGGACGCCTGGAACGCTAGTACAAGATCCGTTCAGGAGGTTGCGACGTGCACTGGTCAGAAGCCGACGGAGGGCGTTCATTTCTGCGGGCACTGCCCGTCCTCTGCGGCAGTGCCCCGCCGTTCAACATCGACGGCGCCCCGCCGAACCGCTCCCCTTGTTCGCCGAATGGATAGAGCATGCGGTGCTGGCGGGCGTTCCCGAGCCACACGCCATGACGATCTCGACGGTCGATGCGCAGGGTGCACCGCGCGCACGGGTGCTGATCGTGAAGGCCATCGATGAGGACGGCTGGCATTTCGCGGCGAGCTCGGTAAGCCAGAAGGGACGCGATCTGTCGTCGCATCCTGTCGCCGCGCTGACCTTCCACTGGCCTGCGGTGGTCCGGCAGGTACGAGTGGTGGGCACCGTTGTCGACGACGGTGCGCAGGCGAGCGCTGCCGACTTCCTGGGCAGGCCCATCGGATCCCGGGCCATGGCGTTGACGCTGCGGCAGAGCCAGCCGCTGGCGGACGCCGCGGAAATCGACGCCGAGCTCGACAAGGCCCACCGGAAGTTGGCGGACAACCCGGAACTGACGCCGGTTGAGTGGGTGTCATATTCGGTACGCCCCACGCAGGTGGAGTTCTGGCAGGGCTCCCCCGATCGGAAGCACCTGCGGCTCAGTTATCAGCGCACCGATGACGGATGGGAGCGCACACGGCTCTGGCCGTGAATCGACGAGCAGTGGGCATCCGAGTTCGCAGCCATCTTACTTTCGAGTAAGGTACGTACCGTGAGTGCATCTCCGACCTATAAGGCCTGGCAGCGTCTGCAGAACAAGCCCGGCGGCTCCGCCCTGTTCTCCGCCGCCATGATGGCCCGCGTCCCCTACTTCGCCTCGGTGGTGCCGCACGTGCACCGGATGGAGCCGGGCTACTGCGAGGTGACCGCCCCCAAGTGGTACTTCGTCTACAACCATCTCAAGACATTCCATGCGATCGCCGCATGCAACTTGGCCGAGGTGGCGATGGGCATGCTGATGGAGGCCACCACCCCGTCCTCACATCGATGGATCCCCAAAGCGATGAATGTGCAGTACCTCGGTAAGGCCACCACCTCGCTGCGGGCCGTCGCCAAGCTGGAGGGCCTCGACTTCGCCTCGATCACCGAGGGCACCGATGTGGTTGTGCCGATCAGCATCACCGATCGTGACGGCAAGGAAGTGGTGAAGGCAGAGATCACCACCTGGGTGACCCCCGCTTAGACACCTTCGGCGGCCGAATTTTGCCGTTATAGACAAATCTATGGTGTGCCGCGCGCACACTCCGGCTATGGCCACCGCACTGTCTGAAATCGAGGAAGCCGGCCGAGTATTGGCCGATCCGACCGCCTATGCCGACGAGCCCCGTCTGCACGATGCGCTGACCCTGTTACGGCGTGAACAACCCGTGGCACGAGTCGTCGCCGAGAACTATCGACCGTTCTGGGCGATCACCAAGCACGACGACATCATGGACGTCGAGCGCGATAACACGCTCTGGATCAATGAGCCGCGTCCGCTGCTGATGAACCTCGAGCAAGAGGCCGAGCTGGACAAGCAGGCGGCCATGGGGATCGAGCTCAAGACCCTGGTGCATATCGACGATCCCAAGCATCGTGTGCTGCGGGCCATCGGGGCCGACTGGTTCCGGCCAAAGGCCATGCGGGACATGAAACTCCGCACCGACGAACTGGCCACCAGATATGTGAACAAACTGTTGGAGGCCGGCGGCACCTGCGATTTCGCGCAGGACGTCGCGGTGCACTTCCCGCTGTACGTCATCATGTCTCTGCTCGGCATTACCGAATCGGACTTCGATCGGATGCTCAAACTCACCCAGGAACTCTTCGGCGGCGACGACACCGAGTTCCAGCGCGGCGCCACTCCGGAGGAGCAGCTGCTCGCCCTGCTGGACTTCTTCGGATACTTCAGCGGCCTCACCGCGTCCCGCCGCGAGAGCCCCACCGATGACCTGGCATCGACGATCGCCAACGCGAAGGTCGACGGTGAGCTGCTCAGCGACGTCGACACCGCCTCGTACTACACGATCATCGCCACCGCCGGGCATGACACCACCAGCGCCACCATCGCCGGTGGGCTCGAAGCCCTCCTGCAGCATCCGGACCAGCTGGCGCGGCTGCGCGAAAATCCCGATCTCATGCCGTTGGCGGTCGACGAGATGATCCGATGGGTGACGCCGGTCAAGGAGTTCATGCGGACGGCGACCGCCGATACCGAGATTCGCGGCGTCCCCATCGCCGAGGGCGATTCGGTGCTGCTGTCCTACCCCTCGGGTAATCGCGATGAAGACACCTTCGGCAATCCGTTCGCCTTCGATGTGGGTCGAGATCCCAACAAACACTTGGCGTTCGGGTTCGGCGTGCACTTCTGCCTGGGTGCCGCGCTGGCGCGGATGGAAGTCAACAGTTTCTTCTCGGCACTGCTGCCCCGGCTGGAATCCATCGAGATCGACGGGGATATCGAGCGGATGTCCACCATATTCGTCGGGGGCATCAAACACCTGCCCATCCGCTACACCTTGCGGTGACGGCCGTACTAACTGAGCCGGGCGGAACCGTCGGCCGCGACTTCGATTGACGCGCCTGCGATATCGGCATCCGCGATCTGCGCCGCCGCATCCCTGTCTTCGATCTTGGCGAAGGTACGGGCCCCCGTCGGCGTGCGGACGCTCACGAATGTCTGGAATGGGGATCCGTCTCGCCCATAGTTGACGGTCCAGGCCTCAATGGTCGCCGTACCCGAATACCCTTCGGCGGCATCAGTTTTGGGCTCTTGATCGACCTCTGACTGCACGTCCTCGTACCTGAACCCAGATGCGGGCGGCTCGGTTCCATAGATTCCGAACGCGTGTTTGGTCAGGTATCCGCCGTTCGCCGTGATCAGCCCCTTCGCCCCCGGGAGTTCGCGAAGCCGTTCTGCCATGGTGGCGATGGAGTGGGTGACGTAATTGCACCAGGGGCCACCGGCGAACGTGAGCCCACCGGTGACCGTCAGCGGCCGTGCGGGGTCATCGAGCGCCAGCCCCAACTCGGTGGCCGCAACCTGCACCGCCGAGGGGAAACATGAATAGATGTCGATCAGGTCCACGTCATCGGTGCTCAGCCCGGCGATGTCGAACGCACGCCTTCCCGCGAGGCGGATGGCCGGGGACCGATGCAGCTCATTGCGTTCACTGAGCGCGAAGGTGTCGTTGGCCTGGCTGCCCGCGAGCGGAAATATCCAGCGGTCCTCCGGAATTCGGAGCCGTCGCGCTGTTTCCACGGAGGTCAGCAGCAGCACCGCACCCTGCTCGACCATGTTGTTGGAGTTCATCAGCTTGGTGTACGGCGAGCTGATCCACCGATTGTCGGGACCCGGTGTGGCGATCTCCTCGGCGGTGTACGCATCGTTGGACCAGGCGTGTGCGTTGTGCACGGCTACCGCGTTGAATCGCTGCCACAGTTGAGAGATGGCCGTCCGATGTTCCGCGATGGACGCACCATTGGCAACCCGGATCGCCTGCTCGAACAGTGGGTACACGTGTCCGGGAGAGATGAGGCCGATGGTGGTCTCGGCGCCGCCGACCTGATCCATCCGGCCGCCGAGAATGGTTGGTTCGGCGATGGATTCGTCTTGAGTCGTCCACGACGGTTGCACTCCCGTGGCCATCATCTTGTTGCGTGAGCGCCACATCTCCGCCCCGCCGATGAGAACCACATCGGCGTCCCCGGCCAGAATGTCGGCGGCTGCGTGGTTGACCAACAGCTGCGGTGAGTTACCGCTGGGTCCGGTATAGAACGTGCGCTTGGGCGCCGCACCCAGACGTTCGCCCAGGAGCGCGCCGGGGTCGCGGTACTTCCACGAGAAGATGTTCGCCACCGACACCGTGTCGACGGCAGTGAGCAGGTCCAACGCCCCTGCGTCCTCGGCGGCCAGCCGCGCCGCCCGCTCCATGAGATCGACGGGCTCGGGGATCTCGGAGAACGGACTGTCGGCGTCTGTCCGCTGGTTGACCTGTCCGGTACCGACGAGGACCGGCGTGCGAGGGTCGAGGGCCATCAGCCGATGGTAACCAACCACCCGGTTGGCCCCGGAGGGCCTCCCGCTAAGTGGGCAGTGCGGGACCGGCCCCCTCGATCTGGTTACCCGCGCCCGTCATGTCCTTGAGGTCGACGCCGGAACGGCCGATCTCCCGCGCCCCCGCCACCAGAGCGGCGACGACCTGGGCCGCCTGGTCATAACCCAGCCCCTCCGGAGGATGAATATTGGATACGCAATTACGTTGTGCATCAGTGCATCCCACCATGGGATTGTGCGTGAGATAGATCCCGACGCTGTCGGCCACCGACAGCCCAGGGCGTTCGCCGATGAGCACCAGCACCGTATCGACGCCCAGCGCGGCACCGATGTGATCCCCCAGCGCCACCCGCGCCTGCGTCGCGATGACGAGTGGCGCGATCGAGTACCCGCGAAGCCGCTGGTGCAACGCTTGTAATAGCTGCACCCCGTGGTCGTCCAGGGCTCTCGGCGATAGGCCGTCGGCCAGCACAATGCCGATATCGGCATTGGAATCGGAGAGCACATCCAGTGCGCCATCGGCGGGCGCCCGCCCCAGGTCGGGGCGGCGCAGGTACTCGGAACGATCGCCCGCCCGGCTGGTCACCAGCAGCGGGGTACCCAACCCAAGCCCGTCGATCCGTCCCGCCAAGGCACGCGCATCCAGGGGCGTGTGCACCGCGTCCCGGGCGGCCGCGTGCGCGGTCCCGAACTCCAGCACTCGAGTGGTGGGCAACGCATCACCGCTACGCCCCAACCCGATTCGAGACTGGGTGGATCGACGCAGCGTATCCCAGATATCGTGTGCAGCACCGTTGTTCGCGATATCGCTCATAGCAGCGCCCGCAACGGCGAGTCGCTGACCGCGATTTCACGCAGCCCACCGTCACGCTCCAGCATCCCCATGCGCTCAAGCCATTCGTTGAACTCCGGCGCCGGTCGCAGGCCGAATGTGCGGCGCGCGAACAGCGCATCGTGGAAGGACAGGCTCTGATATCCCAGCATGACGTCATCGGCTCCGGGCACGGCGATGACGAACGCAACCCCCGCAGCGGTGAGCACCGTCAGCAGCACATCCATGTCATCGGAATCGGCCTCGGCGTGATTGGTATAGCAGACGTCCACCCCCATCGGAAGTCCCAGCAGCTTGCCGCAGAAGTGATCCTCCAGGCCGGCCCTGATTATCTGCTTGCCATCGTAAAGATATTCCGGCCCAATGAATCCCACGACGGTATTGACCAGGAGCGGCTCTACCTCGCGCGCGACCGCGTAGGCCCTGGCCTCCAGTGTCTGCTGATCAACGGCAACGCCGCCCACCCCGATATGCGCTCCGGCAGAGAGCGCCGATCCCTGACCGGTCTCCAGGTACATGACGTTGTTGCCCACGGTGCCGCGGCCCAACGAACGTCCGGCCTCATTCGCCTCACGGAGCAGCGCAAGGTTGACCCCGAAGCTCTCATTGG contains:
- a CDS encoding cutinase family protein, translating into MNRYVKRGSVGVSIFAVSAAAAAVLTAHTESSPIARAAGCPDVDVSFARGTNDSPGLGDVGKAVTDEIVDRLPGKSVDIYAVNYPASFDWVRAGDGANDMSFHVQEVARNCPNTQFVLGGFSQGAAVVDVLFGKNGTGLTFNNPLPADLEKRVPAIVLIGNPKNWQVAGMNLDLEIRDDLRSKVIDICNPGDGICDPAGGGLGPHMQYKSDGSADRAADFVVGRLNAVAAGSSAVTPSSSSTSAPASTSKSANPLSATTSPATTAPSPTTSGPQPSSSTPKPVAVSPTRKAPAWMMPSTDGPAADAPAAVASTSSITAPDPARHGPPPGPSSGGQ
- a CDS encoding alpha/beta fold hydrolase, with amino-acid sequence MDVTYEGTKKELATDEGVLRYHEAGEGEPLILLHGSGPGVTGWRNYRGNLEVFAKHFHTYVLEFPGFGVSDAVQGHPVLTAGASVIRFMDGLGIESAAIVGNSMGGVVGINLAIKHPDRITKLVTIGGVGPNIFSPSPSEGLRLLQEFTDNPDRDKLVRWLNSMVWNPAVVTEELIEERWEAAINPDAHKTAQLMYGSKAFAMQQQFLANADIAPYWAMMHKIKCPTLLTWGRDDRVSPPDMAIVPMRLIPNAELHIFPNSGHWVMIEAKQAFEQTVVDFLRR
- the rpsQ gene encoding 30S ribosomal protein S17 codes for the protein MSETKKAAGPKHTPATEQPRGRRKTAIGYVVSDKMQKTIVVELESRNRHSLYGKIIRTTSKVKAHDENGDAGVGDRVSLMETRPTSATKRWRLVEVLEKAK
- the rpmC gene encoding 50S ribosomal protein L29; the protein is MAVGISAGELRESTEDELITKLRESKEELFNLRFQMATGQLANNRRLRAVRQEIARIYTVMRERELGLAAGPDSEDSK
- the rplP gene encoding 50S ribosomal protein L16, with amino-acid sequence MLIPRKVKHRKQHHPKKKGTASGGTTVAFGDYGIQALGHAYITNRQIESARIAINRHIKRGGKVWINIFPDRPLTKKPAETRMGSGKGSPEWWVANVKPGRVLFELSYPNEETAREALTRAIHKLPIKARIITREEQF
- the rpsC gene encoding 30S ribosomal protein S3; amino-acid sequence: MGQKINPHGFRLGITTDWKSRWYADKQYADYVKEDVAIRRLLATGLERAGIAKVEIERTRDRVRVDIHTARPGIVIGRRGTEADRIRADLEKLTKKQVQLNILEVKNPEAEAQLVAQGVAEQLSNRVAFRRAMRKAIQSAMRQPNVKGIRVQCSGRLGGAEMSRSEFYREGRVPLHTLRADIDYGLYEAKTTFGRIGVKVWIYKGDIVGGKRELAASVAAPAGDRPRRERPAGARPRRSGASGTTATSTEAGRAAAETPASDGASAPSAETTES
- the rplV gene encoding 50S ribosomal protein L22, whose translation is MTTTTEYPSAKAVARFVRVSPTKARRVIDLVRGKSVTDAIDILRWAPQAASEPVSKVIASAAANAQNNDGLDPSTLVVSEIFADEGPTAKRIRPRAQGRAFRIRKRTSHITVVVESRPKSEKGGKGGTSQAAARARRAEGSKAAANKTTAEAKGGSR
- the rpsS gene encoding 30S ribosomal protein S19; the protein is MPRSLKKGPFIDDHLLKKVDVQNEKNTKQVIKTWSRRSTIIPDFIGHTFAVHDGRKHVPVFVTEAMVGHKLGEFAPTRTFKGHIKDDRKSKRR
- the rplB gene encoding 50S ribosomal protein L2; the protein is MAIRKYKPTTPGRRGSSVADFSEITRSTPEKSLVRPLHGTGGRNAHGRITTRHKGGGHKRAYRLIDFRRHDKDGVNAKVAHIEYDPNRTARIALLHFLDGEKRYIIAPVGLSQGDVVESGANADIKPGNNLPLRNIPTGTTVHAVELRPGGGAKMARSAGAGIQLLGKEGAYASLRMPSGEIRRVDVRCRATVGEVGNAEQANINWGKAGRMRWKGKRPTVRGVVMNPVDHPHGGGEGKTSGGRHPVSPWGKPEGRTRKPNKASDKLIVRRRRTGKKR
- the rplW gene encoding 50S ribosomal protein L23, which translates into the protein MATIADPRDIILAPVISEKSYSLIEDNVYTFIVHPDSNKTQIKIAIEQIFSVKVSSVNTANRQGKRKRTRTGFGQRKSTKRAIVTLAPGSKPIDLFGAPA
- the rplD gene encoding 50S ribosomal protein L4 yields the protein MKIAVKAPGGKTDGSIELPAELFDAPANIALLHQVVTAQLAAGRQGTHSTKTRGLVSGGGKKPYRQKGTGRARQGSTRAPQFTGGGVVHGPQPRDYSQRTPKKMIAAALRGALSDRARNGRIHAITELVAGQEPSTKSAKSFLAEISDRKQVLVVLGRDDLTSVKSVRNLPNVHVLAYDQLNTYDVLKADDVVFSVEALNGFINAKKKEEVSA
- the rplC gene encoding 50S ribosomal protein L3, with amino-acid sequence MARKGILGTKLGMTQVFDDNNRVVPVTVVKAGPNVVTRIRTPEQDGYSAVQLAFGEISPRKVTKPVTGQFAAAGINPRRHLAELRLDDEAAAAEYEVGQELTAEIFSDGAYVDVTGTSKGKGFAGTMKRHGFSGQGASHGAQAVHRRPGSIGGCATPGRVFKGTRMSGRMGSDRVTTQNLVVHKVDAENGVLLIKGAIPGRKGGLVVVRTAVKRGEK